CAGACACGACGACCTCACCGTGACAGCCTTCCGCACCTCGGACGCAGCGGACAACCCCGCCTATGCCGCCGAGACGAAGCTGCCCCCGGCTTCAGCCGGGGGACAGATGGAGATTCCCAGGAAATGTCGAGCCCGCGCCTCGCGGGCGACAGAATCAGACAAGAGGACCTCACCGTGTCAGACTTGCGCAAATCGGACGCAGCGGACAAAGCCGCCGAAGACGGCGACAGTTCTCAGCCCCCGGCTTCAGCCGGGGGACAGAGGCCGGGCCCCAGGAAATGTCTGAGCCCGCTTCAGCGGGCGACAGAATCACGTTTCAGAAATTCAGCATTGAATTCGACGCCGTTTGCCTCGAGAAGAGCGGTCAGCTCTTCTTCGAAGGTTTTCCTCTTGTGATGTTCCTTCTGCTGCCGAATGTATCGTTCGACCTCCGCAGTGCGGGACCGGCTCACGCTGAACGCAGCAAATCCACGCTGCCAGCCGGGCCACAGGCTTCCGCGATAGCGACGGAGCCATTTCGACGAGTTGCCCTTCAGCTTTTCGACGAGCTCTGCAGTCGCCAGGGTCGTCGGCAGGAGGACGAGCAAATGAACGTGATCGCATCCTCCATTGACCGCGAGTAGCCTTGCGTCGAGTGTCCTGCAGATGCCCCCGAGGTAGGGAAACAGGCGCAGCTCGAGCTCGGGTTCGAGCGCAGCCTGACGTCGTTTGGTGGAAAAAACGATGTGATGAAAGATCGCGCTGTAACTGTGCCTCATGATTTGTCGCCGGACAAATCGCGCGGGTGGCGTGGACGTTCTAAAGATACCTCGGATGGTGACTCGCGTAAATACCGACGTTCTGTCGCCCGCGAGGCGCGGGCTCGACATCCTCTGCGACGGCTCTCTGTCCCCCGGCTGAAGCCGGGGGCTAAGACCTTTCACCCGCTTGCGCGGGCTGAACAGAGATCAAGATCTCGCTGCCTTCAACGCTGCTGGATTCTTTCGACGTTCTGTCGCCCGCCTAAGCGGGCTCGACATAGTCTGCGACGTCTCTCTGTCCCCCGGCTGAAGCCGGGGGCTAAGGTCTGTCGCCCGCTTGCGCGGGCTGAATGGAGATCGAGATCTCGCTGGCTTCAACGGCCGCTGGATTACTTCGGCGTTCTGTCGCCCGCAAACGCGGGCTTGAGAAAAATTCAGGGTTGATCTTTTGGAGCCCGCTTCAGCGGGCGCCAGAATCCGACAAGAGGACTTCACCGTTTCAGGCTCCTGCATCTCAGCCGCAGCTGACAGAGCCGCCGAAGGCGGCGACAAAGCCCCCGGCTTCAGCCGGGGGACAGATGGAGATTCCCAGGAAATGTCGAGCCCGCGCCTCGCGGGCGACAGAATTACGTTTCGGAAATTCAGCATTGAATTCGACGCCGTTTGCCTCGAGAAGAGCGATCAGCTCTTCTTCGCGTCCGCTCGAATGAATGAGATTCTTGCCCGACGTGAATGGAGTCGACACCAAACCTCCAACCCCTGGTCCCGCGGCATTGCCGGTACAATATCCCCATGAGACTCGCACGTTTGGCGATCGTTGCATGGGCGCTCGGTCTGACGGCCGTGCCGGCTTCCGGGGTGATCATCGACAGGATTGCCGCGACGGTCGACGATCAACCGATCACGACGAGCGAGATCGACCAGTTCGCCATCGTCCGGATCATCGAGCGGCGCGAAGGGGAAGGGGAAGACGAGTATCGCCGTCGGATCCTCGACTACATGATCGCCCAGATCCTGAGGGCTCGGGACGTCAACCGGTTCGGCTCCGCGGAGGTGTCGACCGAGGACATCGCGAACGAGATCGCGGAGATCCGGAGCCGCTTTTCGAGTCCCGAAGGGCTGGAGGCTGCACTCGCCGAGGCAGAGATGACGATGCCGCAGCTCGAGGCGGTCGTCCGCCGGAATCTGCAGGTGGAGGCGTTCATCGCCGAGCGCTTTTCGCCGATGATCTTCGTTTCGCTCGAGGATATCGAGCGGTACTATCAGGATGTCTGGATCGACGATCGGATCGAGCGCGGTGCCGAGATTCTTCCGCTGGGAACGGTTCGCGAGGAGATTCGAGCGATCCTCAAATCCACCAGACTCGACGAAGAGGTCGGTCGCTGGACCACGGAGCTCCGCGGGCGTGCCGATATCGACGTTTACCTCTAGTTTTGCGACGGAATCGCAGGGCGAGCCGCGGTTGTTTTCCGAACGCGAGTCGAAGACAGCAGGAAAATGGGAACCAGGCCAGACAGCAACCTCGATGACAGGCACCGGGAGGTCCTCCGGCAGCTGATCCTCACGCACGTGACCACCGGTGAGCCGGTCTCGTCGCGAGCGCTCGCCCGATCGGGACGGTTCGACCTTTCGGCTGCGACTCTGAGGAACGCGATGGCGGATCTCGAGGAGCTCGGGTTTCTGGCACATCGGCACACCTCGGGAGGGAGGGTCCCCTCCGAGAGCGGATATCGCTACTTCATCGATCACCTGATGCGCTCCCGCGAGATCAGCGACCGGGACCGCCGTACGATCGAAGGGGAGCTCGAGGGCACGAGCGATCTCGATGAGATGCTTCGAGTGGTCTCGCGGCTTCTGACCCGCCTCACCGATCAGGTCGGCGTAGTGTTCATGCCGGGGTTGATGAAACTAGCGATCCGGTCGGTTGACCTGATCCCGGTCGGCCGCCAGAAGGTGATGTGCGTGATCGTAGGGCTCAATGGCCTGGTTCTTCATCGTGTCGTCGATGTTTCCTTCGACGGGAACAGGGATGAGCTCAGGAGAATCTCGAACCGGATCACGCAGGAGTACAGTGGGTTCACACTCGCCGATGTCCGGACGAATCTCGAAAGGCTTCTCGAGCACGAGAAGACTCGATATGACTTCGAAGTCCGGCGGATGGCCGCGCTCGGGATCGAGGTCATCGAGGATGCCGCTCCGGCGGCCGACGCGCTCTGGATCGAGGGGACCGCGTCGATCGTGAACAAGCCGGAGTTCTCCGATGCGGAATCGATGAGAAAGGCTCTCGGGGCCCTGGAGGAGAAGGAAAAACTCGTCGAGATTCTCAACGCGTTTCTCGATGAGGCCGACCGAAAGGCTGTTCTCGGGTCGGAAAGTTCGTACACTGGAGACCACAACTTCGGTCTGGTGGCGGCCCGGTACGGGTATGATCACGTTCCGATGGGGCTTCTGGGGGTCATCGGGCCTGTCAGAATGCCGTACGCGAAAGTCACGCCGCTGATCGAATACCTGGGCGAATCACTGAGTCGGAAGATGAAGGAACGAAGTGTGGAGGTGCTGGTTTGACGGATGACACTCGGCGTCCCGACGGCGATGATCCGGACGACGATGACGACGTCCACGTGCTCGAGGAGCCGGAGGGTACGAGCTACGACGACATTCTGCGAGAGCTCGAGGACCGTGGGGGAGAGGCCGAGTCGGAAGGCGAATCGGGAGTCCAGCCGATCGACGAGGCACCGAAGCCGCCGCTCGAAGTCGATCAGCTCGCCGCGGAACGAGCCGAGCTCCACGATCGTTGGCTCCGCACCCGCGCGGACTTCGACAATTACCGCAAGCGTGCCGAGCGCGACAAGCGGGATAGCTACGATCAGGCCGTGATCGCCACGGTCCGGACCTTTCTTCCGGTCGTGGACAATCTCGACCGCGCGCTCGACAGCGCCCGCCAGCACGATGCGGCTGGAGCCCTCCTGGAGGGGATCGAGATGATCCGGTTTCAGCTCGACGAGATTCTTCTCTCGCTCGGTGTCGAGTCCGTCGACCCGCTCGGAGAGAGTTTCGATCCGGAGCTTCATGAAGCGATTGCCAGGGAGGCGCGCGACGATGTTGCTCCACATCAGATCGTCGACGTCATTCAAAAGGGCTACAAGCTTCGTGGCAGACTCGTTCGTCCGGCGATGGTGAGGGTTGCGGTCGGAGCCGATCGCGATTCCGACGAAAGCAAGGATCAGCCCTAGGGCGCCGGGATGGCGAAGATCATCGGAATCGACCTCGGCACGACGAACTCGTGTGTGGCGACCATCAGCGTTACCGAGCCGCAGGTGATCGCGAACCGCGAGGGGAGCAGAACCACTCCGTCGGTCGTCGGCTTCATCGAAGACGGTGACCGGCTCGTGGGCCAGATCGCGAAGCGTCAGGCCATCACGAATCCGTTCAATACCGTCTTCGCGATCAAACGGCTGATCGGCCGGAAGTTCGACTCCGACGAGACCAGGCACGCCATCGAGATGATGCCCTACCAGATCGTCAGCGCTCCCAACGGCGACGTCAAGGTGCGGATCAGGAACAGAGAGTACTCGGCCGAGGAAATCTCTTCGTTCGTTCTGAAGGAGATCAAGGATTCGGCGGAGGAGACCCTCGGTGAGGAGATCAGCGAGGCGATCATCACCGTCCCCGCCTACTTCGACGACTCGCAGCGACAGGCCACTCGTGACGCCGGCCGCATCGCCGGTCTCGACGTCCTTCGAATCATCAACGAGCCGACCGCCGCTGCGCTGGCCTACGGGCTGGAGAACCGCAGTGATCAGACCATCGCCGTTTACGACCTCGGAGGCGGCACCTTCGACATCTCGATTCTCCGGATCTCCGGCGGGCTCTTCGAGGTTCTTGCCACCTCGGGTGATACCTATCTCGGCGGCGAGGACTTCGACAGAGCAATCATCGACTGGCTCGTGGCCGGCTTCAAAGAGGAGACGGGAGTCGATCTGCGCGAAGATCGCATGGCACTTCAGCGCCTCAAGGAAGCTTCGGAGAAGGCGAAAGCCGAGCTCTCGTCGACGGAGGAGTCGAGGATCACCCTCCCGTTCATTTCCGCCGACGAGGGAGGTCCCAAGCATCTCAATCGGGTTCTCACACGGGAAACGCTCGAGGAGCTGGTCGAACCTCTCGTGCAGCGGACCGTCAAGCCGAGCGAGGACGCCCTCAAGCAGGCCGGCATCGATAAATCCGCGATCGACGAAGTGATTCTCGTCGGGGGTCAAACGCGGATGCCGCGCGTCATGCGACTCGTCGAGGAGGTATTCGGCCGCGAGCCGAACCGCTCGATCAACCCCGACGAGGTCGTCGCCATCGGAGCGGCCGTCCAGGGAGGCATTCTCGCCGGCGAAGTCACCGACATGGTGCTGCTCGACGTTACGCCGCTGTCGCTCGGCATCGAGACTCAGGGCGGGCTCTTCACGAGAATCATCGAGAGAAACTCGACGATCCCCACGAAGAACTCACTCGTCTTCACGACCGTCAGCGACAACCAGAACAAGGTGCAGATCCACGTTCTTCAGGGCGAGCGTGAGTTCTCGAAGGAGAACAAGTCGCTCGGCAAGTTCGATCTGATCGGTGTCCCTCCGGCGCCGCGAGGAGTTCCGCAGATCGAAGTGACCTTCGCCATCGACTCGAACGGCATGGTCAACGTCACCGCCAGAGACCAGGCCACCGGTCAGGAAACGGGTGTCCAGATCAATCCGGCCGGCGGACTCAGCGAGGACGAGATCGAGAAAATCGTAGGCGAGGCGGAACAATACTCGCGCGATGATGCTTCTCGTCGTGAATTGAGGCAGTTGCAGAACAAACTCGAAGGAATGATCTACACCAATGAGAAGGTCTTTCGCGAGTTCGGAAAGCTTCTCTCCAAGGAAGACCGGGAGAAGGTCGAGAAGGTCATCGCCGCGGCCAGGACGCGCGTCGCCAGCGAGTCGCGCCAGAAGATGAACGACGCGATGTTCGAACTGCAGAGTGCATCCCGAATCCTGACCGAGGTGATGCTCTACAACCCCTCGAAGGGCTTCACCGCTTCAGACACCAAAGAAGAAGAATCCTGAGACGATGCCGACGACTGCAAAGAGAGATTATTACGAAGTCCTGAGGGTCACCCGCGACGCTTCGCAGGCGGAGATCAAGAAGGCCTACAGAAAGCTCGCGCTCGAGCTTCATCCCGACAAGAACCCTGATAACCCGCACGCGGAGGAGGCGTTCAAGGAAGCCTCCGAAGCGTACTCCGTCCTCTCGGATTCGGACAAACGATCCCGCTACGACCGCTTCGGACACCAGGGCGTCGATGGAGCGGGCGTCAACTTCGATCCCTCGCAGTTCACCGACTTCGCCGACATCCTCGGCGACCTGTTCGGCTTTGGCGACATCTTCGGCGGTGGCCGCGGCCGCGGAGGAAGAACACGGAAGGGAGCCGACCTTCGATTCGATCTCGAGATCT
The Acidobacteriota bacterium DNA segment above includes these coding regions:
- the tnpA gene encoding IS200/IS605 family transposase, translated to MRHSYSAIFHHIVFSTKRRQAALEPELELRLFPYLGGICRTLDARLLAVNGGCDHVHLLVLLPTTLATAELVEKLKGNSSKWLRRYRGSLWPGWQRGFAAFSVSRSRTAEVERYIRQQKEHHKRKTFEEELTALLEANGVEFNAEFLKRDSVAR
- a CDS encoding SurA N-terminal domain-containing protein produces the protein MRLARLAIVAWALGLTAVPASGVIIDRIAATVDDQPITTSEIDQFAIVRIIERREGEGEDEYRRRILDYMIAQILRARDVNRFGSAEVSTEDIANEIAEIRSRFSSPEGLEAALAEAEMTMPQLEAVVRRNLQVEAFIAERFSPMIFVSLEDIERYYQDVWIDDRIERGAEILPLGTVREEIRAILKSTRLDEEVGRWTTELRGRADIDVYL
- the hrcA gene encoding heat-inducible transcriptional repressor HrcA, with amino-acid sequence MGTRPDSNLDDRHREVLRQLILTHVTTGEPVSSRALARSGRFDLSAATLRNAMADLEELGFLAHRHTSGGRVPSESGYRYFIDHLMRSREISDRDRRTIEGELEGTSDLDEMLRVVSRLLTRLTDQVGVVFMPGLMKLAIRSVDLIPVGRQKVMCVIVGLNGLVLHRVVDVSFDGNRDELRRISNRITQEYSGFTLADVRTNLERLLEHEKTRYDFEVRRMAALGIEVIEDAAPAADALWIEGTASIVNKPEFSDAESMRKALGALEEKEKLVEILNAFLDEADRKAVLGSESSYTGDHNFGLVAARYGYDHVPMGLLGVIGPVRMPYAKVTPLIEYLGESLSRKMKERSVEVLV
- the grpE gene encoding nucleotide exchange factor GrpE, whose protein sequence is MTDDTRRPDGDDPDDDDDVHVLEEPEGTSYDDILRELEDRGGEAESEGESGVQPIDEAPKPPLEVDQLAAERAELHDRWLRTRADFDNYRKRAERDKRDSYDQAVIATVRTFLPVVDNLDRALDSARQHDAAGALLEGIEMIRFQLDEILLSLGVESVDPLGESFDPELHEAIAREARDDVAPHQIVDVIQKGYKLRGRLVRPAMVRVAVGADRDSDESKDQP
- the dnaK gene encoding molecular chaperone DnaK produces the protein MAKIIGIDLGTTNSCVATISVTEPQVIANREGSRTTPSVVGFIEDGDRLVGQIAKRQAITNPFNTVFAIKRLIGRKFDSDETRHAIEMMPYQIVSAPNGDVKVRIRNREYSAEEISSFVLKEIKDSAEETLGEEISEAIITVPAYFDDSQRQATRDAGRIAGLDVLRIINEPTAAALAYGLENRSDQTIAVYDLGGGTFDISILRISGGLFEVLATSGDTYLGGEDFDRAIIDWLVAGFKEETGVDLREDRMALQRLKEASEKAKAELSSTEESRITLPFISADEGGPKHLNRVLTRETLEELVEPLVQRTVKPSEDALKQAGIDKSAIDEVILVGGQTRMPRVMRLVEEVFGREPNRSINPDEVVAIGAAVQGGILAGEVTDMVLLDVTPLSLGIETQGGLFTRIIERNSTIPTKNSLVFTTVSDNQNKVQIHVLQGEREFSKENKSLGKFDLIGVPPAPRGVPQIEVTFAIDSNGMVNVTARDQATGQETGVQINPAGGLSEDEIEKIVGEAEQYSRDDASRRELRQLQNKLEGMIYTNEKVFREFGKLLSKEDREKVEKVIAAARTRVASESRQKMNDAMFELQSASRILTEVMLYNPSKGFTASDTKEEES